A window of Bactrocera dorsalis isolate Fly_Bdor unplaced genomic scaffold, ASM2337382v1 BdCtg215, whole genome shotgun sequence genomic DNA:
TTTCTGATTAAAACAAATGTTACAATCAATTCTtgatagttaaaaattattatggtGTATAACTATTCAACAAGCATGTTATTATATATACCTTGTTCGAggtttttaatatgtttatttaactGATCCTTTTGCAGGAATagattttcgatgacttgtgaTTGCTTTGTAATTTGCGTCTTTTGTGTTTGAATGGTATTTTCCAGAACTAACATAGCAGTCTCATACTTTTGCTTTATCTGTAAAAGAACACAAAtgtcttatatatttttgtattgtgagaataatttatttaatcagCATCCTGTTGACGGAAACTATAAATTTGCTTTTACAAAGTTTGACATATCCGTTGCATATtgcttatttatgtacatatttatataaaaatatatgaattgatattattattattatgttttatggAAAATCATAAAGGCATGCATATTAACCAATAATAAAACGAAACAGTTTCACTAATTTGAAGTTAGGTATATTATAAACTTGTTACCTTACCTCAGCAACGGTTTTTGattcacataaataatttctataattttgaatttcacTTTCGAGAATTTGTATCCTTTTCCGTGAGCTCTTATTTAGAGATCTCAGTTCATTgttttcctaaaacaaaaattgtcttTAAACTGTTTAAAAACTACAGGCCTCTCTAGATCTGATGCGTTCGAAGATTGAACTCACCGCTTCCAGAGAATCTATTTGCTTTTTAATATTCAGTAATGCATCATTTGTAAACTTTTCCCTCGTGGCATCATCTCTGGATTCTCCGGTAAACTGGACAGTAGTTGCTTTAAGAGCTTCCAGCTTCTTAtctattgttttattttcggcTAATATATCCTCTATTTGGTTCCTTAAATGGAGCTGTTCATGCTGCATTTGAGAGTCAGTTACGTTAGGCAGGTTTTTACAGTTAAAAGTATAAGAAACTTAATAAAACACACAAATGTATCGGATAATAAAGTATTGAGATGTTTCGTTTGACATACCGTAAAAAGTTCCAAGTCAGTCTGTGTTTGACTGATTAAGTTTTCACAGGTTTTCTTGATTTCATCTAATTgcctaaaaaagtttttgtggcacttataaaaaagtgtttcatTTGAGATTTtgcaattgaaataaattagaaCAATGCTTACACGTAATGGTCCGATGATGTggatttgttttctttttccggCATATTTGAACACTGTTATATTGCACATTTCTTATATTTACTCCTGAATTGGTGGCTAGCAATTTACAATTACACATACTACGCGGTGCACTCTAATTTCATGCCACCTAATCCTTTGTCAAACATACGAAATCAAATTCAAGCAACCCCAAATATTGTGTGCGTTTTGTGTTTCCTAAATTCAAGGTTGTTATGGCAACATGCcttatgatatttaattttaactattttagtgttctgtaaacatacatacaaaggtaTTATAGTAGAAATTAGCTTTAAAGCTATGCCGCTTTTTACGAAGAAATATGAATCAAAGCTAATACCGCCACGTTCGGCACGCTGTAATACCGGTTGCCCAGCTATTAGTGAAGATTTAGATGAATTCAAGAGTATTTCACTTAATTTGGGTAGCAAAGAGTTGCGTTTTGCTGACGGAATTTGGATACATTCTACTCGTAAAGCCGATACCGATGACGTAGCACGTTTGAATCGACGCATAAAAACGCTTGAAGAGGAGAATAATATGT
This region includes:
- the LOC105231725 gene encoding protein chibby homolog 1 produces the protein MPLFTKKYESKLIPPRSARCNTGCPAISEDLDEFKSISLNLGSKELRFADGIWIHSTRKADTDDVARLNRRIKTLEEENNMCNLKMEIFLDLLAEQTTELNISKSKNV